From the genome of Prevotella herbatica, one region includes:
- a CDS encoding DUF6080 domain-containing protein, translated as MNIFKIHKEERWIALLTLLFLLCLNWMLISNYPDIFTKGGTLGYWSIFSKNFRMSGYDCWSYIMLSNLRIHFETTRHPLFLSILYPLYLLNHGMMWLFGSNFAVYIMALLLLFCSIYSVLFMYRIFRQMLELRKFDAFMFTAMFLSIAHVMVAMIVPDHFVISLFLLTMTLYIAGLKIKNKTNFKLWQIAVLFFVTSGVTLTNGAKTLLAALFVNGKKYLRPKSIALTVFLPLVLLLGVYWFQYNVFELPQKQVIHKIEKSNKEKNGDEVAKHNAIRDKWIREHTGRPLSDAPLLNLTDATTPRVETIVENLFGESIQLHQGHLLEDLSFTRPMFVKYNHWFNYAVEAIIVAMFAFSLWRGRNVKLLRMCMAWFAIDIILHLVLGFGITEVYIMSADWIFIIPLAFATLMHLSDNRHRIILRIVCSCITLYLLLWNTSLLVSYLTTPFDKIPKF; from the coding sequence ATGAATATATTTAAAATACATAAAGAGGAGCGTTGGATAGCACTACTTACATTATTGTTTTTATTATGTTTAAATTGGATGCTTATATCCAATTATCCTGATATCTTTACTAAAGGGGGAACTCTTGGTTATTGGTCTATATTTTCCAAGAACTTTCGTATGTCAGGTTATGATTGCTGGTCGTATATCATGCTTTCAAATCTTCGCATACATTTTGAAACTACCCGCCATCCTCTGTTCCTATCAATATTATATCCACTATATTTGTTGAATCATGGTATGATGTGGCTGTTTGGATCTAATTTCGCCGTTTATATCATGGCGTTATTACTCCTTTTTTGTTCAATATATTCTGTACTGTTTATGTATAGAATCTTTAGGCAGATGTTAGAACTTCGCAAGTTCGACGCTTTCATGTTTACAGCTATGTTTTTGAGTATCGCTCATGTTATGGTTGCAATGATAGTACCTGATCACTTCGTTATTTCTCTTTTTCTGCTTACAATGACTTTATATATAGCAGGACTGAAAATAAAGAATAAAACAAATTTTAAACTGTGGCAGATAGCTGTGTTGTTTTTTGTTACAAGTGGAGTTACATTGACAAATGGTGCAAAGACATTGCTTGCGGCTTTGTTCGTTAACGGCAAGAAATATCTACGTCCTAAATCAATAGCCTTAACCGTATTCCTCCCGCTTGTATTACTATTGGGTGTGTATTGGTTTCAATACAATGTGTTTGAACTTCCACAGAAGCAAGTAATACATAAGATAGAAAAGAGCAATAAAGAGAAAAATGGTGATGAGGTTGCTAAGCATAATGCTATTAGAGATAAATGGATACGAGAGCATACAGGCAGACCATTGAGTGATGCACCTTTACTCAATTTGACTGATGCCACGACTCCTCGTGTAGAGACAATTGTAGAAAATCTATTTGGTGAATCAATACAATTACATCAGGGGCATTTGTTGGAGGATTTGTCTTTTACGCGTCCTATGTTTGTTAAATATAATCATTGGTTTAACTATGCGGTTGAGGCGATAATCGTAGCCATGTTTGCCTTCTCTCTATGGCGTGGCCGCAATGTCAAGTTATTGCGCATGTGCATGGCTTGGTTTGCGATAGATATCATACTTCATCTGGTATTAGGTTTCGGCATTACCGAAGTTTATATAATGTCGGCTGATTGGATATTTATCATCCCACTGGCATTCGCTACATTGATGCACCTTTCTGATAACAGGCATAGAATAATATTACGCATCGTTTGCTCATGCATTACTCTATACCTTCTGTTGTGGAATACAAGTCTCTTGGTTAGTTATCTCACTACACCTTTTGACAAGATTCCTAAGTTCTAG
- a CDS encoding lipopolysaccharide biosynthesis protein → MKTLKEKTATGILWGAMNNGSMQVLGALFGIITARLLSPKDYALVGMLAIFPAVAGAIQESGFTSALVNMKKTEDNDYNSVFWFSLLMGTLLYIILFFCSPLISFYYKQPEIVALSRVSFITIPLSAIGIVPQAYLFKSLKVKEATMIRIQALIASGIVGITMAINGMAYWSIVWQQIIYVLITSLGKFMYIPWRPSIHIDFKPVRKMFGFSCKIMFTSIINTVSNNILIVIFGRLFPVQAVGNFSQANSWNNKAYSLVSGTVAQVAQPVFSSIDDDKERLRNVFRKMVRFTAFLSFPVMFGLAIISQEFIILAIGSKWAESVFLLQILCISGAFLPLHGTFQNLIISKGRSDLYLWGNIGLLLSSIVLIVALAKLGIVIMIAGYSILNIGWVVVWQYYAHKLIGLKYIDTLKDIFPFFISALAVMSITYFIASFVDSMALRLIIKMILSVLIYFTVMKLAKVKMLDECMNYIFHRNK, encoded by the coding sequence ATGAAGACATTAAAAGAGAAAACTGCCACAGGTATATTATGGGGAGCGATGAATAATGGTAGCATGCAGGTTCTGGGTGCGCTATTTGGTATTATAACAGCTCGTCTTCTTTCACCAAAAGACTATGCACTAGTTGGCATGCTTGCTATATTTCCAGCCGTAGCTGGAGCAATACAGGAGAGTGGCTTCACCTCGGCACTGGTAAATATGAAAAAGACAGAAGACAATGATTATAATTCTGTGTTCTGGTTTTCATTACTTATGGGAACATTATTATACATCATACTATTCTTTTGTTCTCCGCTTATTTCATTTTACTACAAGCAACCAGAAATTGTGGCACTCTCAAGGGTGTCTTTCATAACGATACCCTTATCAGCAATAGGAATTGTTCCGCAGGCTTATCTATTCAAGAGTCTGAAGGTGAAGGAAGCTACGATGATTCGTATTCAGGCACTGATAGCATCAGGAATTGTAGGAATAACTATGGCTATTAACGGTATGGCTTATTGGAGTATTGTATGGCAGCAGATTATATATGTACTGATAACAAGCCTTGGAAAGTTTATGTATATACCTTGGCGTCCATCAATACATATTGACTTCAAACCAGTAAGAAAGATGTTTGGATTCAGTTGCAAGATAATGTTTACATCTATCATAAACACTGTAAGCAACAACATTCTGATCGTTATATTCGGAAGATTGTTTCCTGTTCAGGCTGTAGGTAATTTCTCACAAGCTAACAGTTGGAACAACAAAGCTTATTCTTTAGTTTCAGGAACGGTGGCACAAGTGGCACAACCTGTATTCTCATCCATAGACGATGACAAGGAAAGACTACGCAACGTGTTTCGCAAAATGGTTAGATTCACAGCATTCCTTTCATTTCCTGTAATGTTCGGGCTTGCCATAATCTCGCAAGAATTCATTATTTTGGCGATAGGAAGTAAATGGGCAGAAAGTGTATTCCTACTTCAGATTCTATGTATCAGCGGAGCTTTTCTACCATTACACGGGACGTTTCAAAACCTGATAATAAGTAAGGGACGCTCTGATTTATATCTTTGGGGAAACATAGGTTTGCTATTGAGCTCAATCGTTTTGATTGTTGCTCTAGCCAAACTAGGCATTGTGATAATGATTGCGGGCTACTCTATTCTTAATATCGGTTGGGTAGTCGTATGGCAATACTATGCACACAAACTTATCGGTCTGAAATATATAGACACGCTGAAGGATATATTTCCATTCTTTATTTCAGCACTAGCAGTAATGTCGATAACATATTTCATTGCGTCATTTGTTGACAGTATGGCATTAAGACTGATCATCAAAATGATATTGTCAGTCTTGATATATTTCACTGTAATGAAACTTGCCAAAGTAAAGATGCTAGATGAATGTATGAACTACATATTTCATCGCAACAAATAG
- a CDS encoding acyltransferase family protein: MKRNDDINYTRAILILLVILVHIVPFTTLHPQLKAAILSFMMPTFLLITGYLVNINKSLRKFSIYYLGILVPYVVMTVAYSVVSYYMPVRDGIHELSVSVILDKVLVTSIGPYWFLHTMLICGLLYYVCFAIPLRREYKIERLIVFGTSLLLLSLFTPLQSLKISSFYFIGVLLRQTDCDFDKVFYKSPLSLIPFCILVFDKSFYDWGLVTVIVMVYCFISFSSWLYGYIKDKKVNKYVILIGMNTFPIYIFHPVFTMAAKFYKPWLAFDASGWLLAIVTIVIAISGSFIMAWILDKTRTCYLLGKESILRL, from the coding sequence ATGAAAAGAAATGACGATATAAATTATACAAGGGCAATATTGATATTGTTGGTGATATTGGTACATATAGTTCCTTTTACCACCTTGCACCCGCAATTAAAAGCTGCCATACTTTCATTCATGATGCCTACTTTCCTGCTCATCACGGGTTATCTAGTCAACATCAATAAAAGCTTACGTAAGTTCTCAATTTATTATCTTGGCATACTTGTTCCTTATGTCGTGATGACTGTTGCTTATTCTGTTGTTTCTTATTATATGCCAGTACGTGATGGCATACATGAATTGTCTGTAAGCGTTATTCTTGATAAGGTGTTGGTAACATCTATTGGGCCGTATTGGTTTCTTCATACGATGTTGATTTGTGGACTGCTGTATTATGTATGTTTCGCAATTCCATTACGTAGGGAGTATAAGATAGAGCGCTTGATAGTTTTTGGAACATCATTGCTTCTGTTATCATTGTTCACTCCTTTGCAATCATTAAAGATAAGTTCGTTTTATTTCATCGGTGTTTTGCTTAGACAGACCGATTGTGATTTTGATAAGGTATTTTATAAGTCACCACTATCATTGATTCCGTTCTGCATATTGGTATTCGATAAATCCTTTTATGATTGGGGACTGGTCACTGTAATCGTAATGGTTTATTGCTTCATCTCTTTTTCTTCATGGCTTTACGGTTACATCAAGGATAAGAAGGTCAATAAATATGTCATTTTGATAGGAATGAATACATTCCCAATATATATATTCCATCCTGTATTCACTATGGCAGCCAAATTCTATAAACCGTGGTTGGCTTTTGATGCGTCTGGTTGGTTGTTGGCAATTGTTACGATAGTCATTGCTATATCAGGAAGTTTCATTATGGCGTGGATTTTAGATAAGACTAGGACTTGCTACTTGTTAGGAAAGGAAAGTATATTGAGATTATAA
- a CDS encoding NAD-dependent epimerase/dehydratase family protein, translating into MNIIEKRDIDNFAGMFPLAEMLRGGRFVITGATGLLGACMVKCLLALNKRYSLDLHVTSVVRNKEKALRIFGEETACHDFYIYDFASSESFNPCNEADYIVHFASPTASRYFLEYPVETIVTGIRGTEKVLEYASSHSVKSMAYISSLEVYGTVYDDTIPLTEDQQGYINPIDARSSYPIGKRAAECLCHAYAVEKSLPVRIARLAQTFGAGVSKDDNRVFAQFARSIISGSDIILHTTGELSRCYCYTTDAISSILYILLKGKDGEAYNVANEETYISIVDMARYLCTEFNPDVKPVIELKEGMGYSPVTKLRLSTEKIRSLGWTPMYSMHDMFANLIESLRADL; encoded by the coding sequence ATGAATATAATAGAGAAACGTGATATCGACAACTTTGCTGGAATGTTTCCGCTTGCCGAGATGTTAAGAGGGGGTAGGTTTGTCATTACTGGCGCTACAGGATTGTTGGGTGCATGTATGGTAAAGTGCCTTTTAGCTCTTAATAAAAGATATTCACTTGATTTGCATGTCACAAGTGTGGTGAGGAATAAGGAAAAGGCTCTTCGCATATTTGGAGAAGAAACAGCCTGCCACGACTTTTATATATATGACTTCGCGTCATCAGAATCTTTCAACCCTTGTAATGAGGCTGATTATATAGTTCATTTTGCCAGTCCCACTGCTTCAAGATATTTTCTTGAATATCCTGTCGAGACTATTGTAACCGGAATACGTGGCACAGAGAAGGTGTTGGAATATGCATCTTCACATTCTGTAAAGTCTATGGCATATATCTCTTCTCTTGAAGTTTATGGAACCGTTTATGATGATACAATCCCGTTGACAGAAGATCAGCAGGGATACATCAATCCTATTGATGCCCGCAGCAGTTATCCTATTGGTAAGCGTGCTGCCGAATGTCTTTGTCATGCTTATGCTGTTGAAAAGTCATTGCCGGTGCGTATAGCCCGACTTGCTCAGACGTTTGGTGCTGGTGTATCTAAAGATGACAATAGGGTGTTTGCCCAGTTTGCCCGCAGCATCATCTCTGGTAGCGATATCATATTGCATACAACAGGAGAACTTAGCAGATGTTATTGCTATACAACAGATGCTATAAGTTCTATACTCTATATATTATTGAAAGGAAAAGACGGTGAAGCCTATAATGTGGCAAACGAAGAAACCTATATTTCCATTGTAGATATGGCACGTTATCTTTGTACGGAATTCAATCCTGACGTAAAACCAGTTATTGAGTTAAAGGAAGGAATGGGCTATTCGCCTGTCACCAAGTTGAGACTGTCAACAGAGAAGATCCGTTCTCTTGGTTGGACTCCGATGTACAGCATGCACGACATGTTTGCCAACCTTATCGAATCGTTAAGAGCTGATTTGTAA
- a CDS encoding IspD/TarI family cytidylyltransferase: protein MNIAVIFAGGSGLRMHTKSRPKQFLDLNGKPIIIYTLELFDNHPQIDAIVVSCIESWIPFLEKMLRKFEITKVVKIVPGGDSGQDSIYNGLCAAEDIASGKDVTVLIHDGVRPLISEDTITDNINKVNECGTCITCVPATETFIVKQPDDTLEIPSRGNSLIARAPQSFHLTDIIGAHRRALAEGRHDFIDSCTMMSYYGYKLGTIIGPMENIKITTPTDFFVLRAMVKVHEDQQIFGL, encoded by the coding sequence ATGAATATTGCTGTAATTTTTGCTGGAGGTTCTGGACTGAGAATGCACACAAAGTCTCGTCCAAAACAGTTTCTTGATCTTAATGGCAAGCCTATAATTATTTATACGCTGGAGCTTTTCGATAATCATCCTCAGATAGATGCTATCGTTGTTTCTTGTATAGAGAGTTGGATTCCTTTCTTGGAGAAGATGCTTCGTAAGTTTGAGATCACAAAGGTTGTGAAGATTGTTCCCGGTGGAGATTCAGGACAGGATTCTATTTATAATGGATTGTGTGCTGCCGAGGATATTGCTAGTGGCAAGGATGTCACTGTGTTGATACACGATGGTGTTCGACCACTCATCAGCGAAGATACGATTACTGATAATATCAACAAGGTTAATGAGTGTGGTACTTGTATCACGTGTGTGCCTGCTACTGAAACATTTATTGTGAAGCAGCCCGATGATACATTAGAAATACCTTCTCGTGGAAATTCATTGATAGCCCGTGCACCACAAAGTTTTCATCTTACCGATATAATCGGTGCCCATCGCAGAGCATTGGCTGAAGGCAGACATGATTTCATCGATTCATGTACAATGATGAGCTATTATGGTTATAAGTTGGGAACGATAATCGGACCGATGGAAAATATAAAGATTACAACTCCTACTGATTTCTTTGTGCTTCGTGCTATGGTCAAGGTGCATGAAGATCAACAGATATTTGGACTTTAG
- a CDS encoding glycosyltransferase — MKVYYYHTIDIRNVYQQWHNGTFPGHFLYGATHLRNEGIDVVMHQPIRPKQRWKLSLHTAFKILTCHEHYDAIYATTFRGLEIIIFLRAFGLFRHPVCVWHHQPVVKAKSFFREMIARLFYKGIDQMFFFSDKIIQDSLHSVKAKRERMHVVRWGADLKYYDALLKNFDKSSRSGFISTGKEMRDMPTLIGAFNHTSAPLDIYSCREYLGTNYERMFADMEVHDNINIHLIGGLAHAEMSKLVNKSQCVVICCFPTNYTVGLTTVVEALALGIPLICTKNLQMPMDIDHEHCGITVAPGDMVGWERAVNFIAENPDVASDMGRRGRELAEKVYNLDNCAKDISTVLKTLIKK; from the coding sequence ATGAAAGTATACTATTATCATACAATAGACATACGTAATGTTTACCAACAATGGCATAATGGAACGTTCCCTGGGCATTTCCTCTATGGTGCTACCCATCTTCGCAATGAGGGAATAGATGTTGTCATGCATCAGCCAATACGACCTAAACAGCGTTGGAAACTTTCATTGCATACAGCTTTTAAAATCCTTACTTGCCATGAGCATTATGATGCCATCTATGCTACTACATTCCGTGGACTTGAGATTATCATTTTTCTTAGGGCTTTTGGTCTCTTCCGCCATCCTGTTTGCGTGTGGCATCATCAGCCAGTGGTAAAAGCAAAAAGTTTTTTTCGTGAAATGATTGCCCGATTATTTTATAAGGGCATTGATCAGATGTTTTTCTTTTCAGATAAAATCATACAAGACTCTTTACATTCTGTAAAGGCAAAGCGTGAACGCATGCATGTTGTAAGATGGGGCGCTGATTTGAAATACTATGATGCGCTATTAAAAAACTTTGATAAGAGTTCACGTTCCGGATTTATTTCAACAGGAAAGGAAATGCGCGATATGCCTACGTTGATAGGTGCTTTCAATCACACGTCTGCGCCTCTTGATATATATTCATGCAGAGAATATCTTGGCACAAACTATGAACGCATGTTTGCCGACATGGAGGTTCATGATAATATAAATATTCATTTGATCGGAGGTTTAGCTCATGCTGAAATGAGTAAACTGGTCAACAAGTCACAATGTGTGGTGATATGTTGTTTCCCCACAAATTATACAGTCGGTCTTACTACTGTTGTTGAGGCTTTGGCACTTGGCATTCCTCTTATTTGTACAAAGAATTTGCAGATGCCAATGGATATTGACCATGAACATTGTGGAATAACCGTAGCTCCAGGTGATATGGTTGGATGGGAGAGAGCGGTGAATTTTATTGCTGAAAATCCAGACGTAGCATCCGATATGGGGCGTCGTGGAAGAGAATTGGCAGAGAAGGTCTATAATCTTGACAATTGCGCTAAAGATATATCGACAGTCTTGAAAACATTAATAAAAAAATGA
- a CDS encoding LicD family protein, protein MMKVFNTGETQETLRQEYNPDGSVLRRGQLRMLDMLIYLQDVCKSIGIPCRIDGGNVLGALRHGGFIPWDDDIDVVVSYSDYNRLCRYLIEHPHPQYVLQNNETDPGHYKEWACLRDLKSEHLSSDAQSERESRSHNIQKYRGLHIDIFPYEGYMIPWLQHFAAKLSCVVNFDLAGRYPRLAQAGYNVLHYAVFPLFRVIGHIFGNPDLYMHSYGAWFYERNPKRIMIPHKDIIFEGHTFEGPADPEELCRIAYGNYMELPPHDKRDRHKVEIVFHD, encoded by the coding sequence ATGATGAAGGTATTCAATACAGGAGAGACGCAGGAAACTCTGCGTCAGGAATATAACCCTGATGGTTCGGTTCTTCGCCGTGGTCAGCTGCGTATGCTTGATATGCTTATCTATTTGCAGGATGTCTGCAAAAGCATAGGCATACCGTGTCGCATTGATGGTGGAAATGTGCTTGGAGCATTGCGTCATGGCGGCTTTATTCCTTGGGATGATGATATAGATGTTGTAGTGAGCTATTCTGATTACAACAGATTGTGCAGATATCTCATCGAGCATCCGCATCCGCAGTATGTGCTGCAGAATAATGAAACCGATCCTGGTCATTATAAAGAATGGGCATGCCTGCGTGACCTTAAAAGTGAACATCTAAGCAGTGATGCTCAAAGTGAGAGAGAAAGCCGCTCACATAATATTCAAAAGTATCGTGGATTGCATATTGATATATTTCCTTACGAGGGTTATATGATACCTTGGCTCCAGCATTTTGCTGCCAAACTTTCATGCGTAGTCAACTTTGACTTAGCTGGAAGATACCCTCGTCTGGCACAAGCTGGATATAATGTCCTGCATTATGCAGTGTTTCCTCTGTTCCGGGTGATAGGTCACATCTTTGGAAATCCCGATTTGTATATGCATTCTTATGGAGCGTGGTTCTATGAGCGCAATCCAAAGCGCATCATGATACCGCATAAAGACATTATCTTTGAGGGACATACTTTTGAGGGACCTGCTGATCCAGAGGAACTCTGTCGCATCGCATACGGAAACTATATGGAGCTGCCACCTCATGACAAGCGAGACAGACATAAAGTAGAAATTGTTTTTCATGATTAA